Proteins from a single region of Pseudomonas sp. 10S4:
- a CDS encoding Fe2+-dependent dioxygenase gives MLLHIPGVFAKEEVQRIREALEQADWADGKITAGFQSAKAKHNLQLPEGHPLAKEIGAAMLERLWKNPQFMSAALPSKVFPPLLNCYTAGGSFDFHIDNAVRQPKGSIERVRTDLSATLFFSEPDDYEGGELEIQDTFGTQRVKLPAGDMVLYPGSSLHKVNAVTRGTRYASFFWTQSLVREDSQRALLFEMDGAIQQLTHDMPDHPSLIRLTGTYHNLLRRWVEV, from the coding sequence ATGTTGCTGCACATTCCCGGCGTGTTCGCGAAAGAAGAAGTGCAGCGCATCCGTGAGGCGCTGGAACAGGCCGATTGGGCCGACGGCAAAATCACCGCCGGCTTTCAGTCGGCCAAGGCCAAGCACAACCTGCAACTGCCGGAAGGTCATCCGCTGGCCAAGGAAATCGGTGCGGCGATGCTTGAGCGGTTGTGGAAAAATCCACAGTTCATGTCAGCGGCGTTACCGAGCAAAGTCTTCCCACCGTTGCTGAACTGTTACACGGCGGGCGGCAGTTTCGACTTCCACATCGACAACGCCGTGCGTCAGCCCAAGGGCAGCATCGAGCGCGTGCGCACCGACCTGTCGGCGACGCTGTTCTTCAGCGAACCGGACGACTACGAAGGCGGTGAACTTGAAATCCAGGACACCTTCGGCACTCAACGCGTCAAGTTGCCCGCCGGCGACATGGTCCTGTACCCCGGCAGCAGCCTGCACAAGGTCAACGCCGTCACCCGGGGTACGCGCTATGCGTCGTTTTTCTGGACCCAAAGCCTGGTCCGCGAAGACAGCCAGCGCGCGTTGCTGTTCGAGATGGACGGGGCGATCCAGCAACTGACCCATGACATGCCCGACCACCCCTCACTGATTCGTCTGACCGGCACTTATCACAACCTGTTGCGCCGCTGGGTCGAGGTATGA
- a CDS encoding ABC transporter permease codes for MEFLNAFSHLDWPLVLHLTWQHITLVGIAVTLAILVGVPLGVLMTRFPSLAGPLQASATVLLTVPSIALFGLLLPFYSKFGQGLGPMPAITAVFLYSLLPIMRNTYLALTGVEPGIREAARGIGMTFYQRLRMVELPIAVPVILAGVRTAVVMNIGVMTIAATIGAGGLGVLILASISRSDMSMLIVGAVLVSLLAIFADLLLQWLQRSLTPKGLLK; via the coding sequence ATGGAATTTCTGAACGCCTTTTCCCATCTCGACTGGCCGCTGGTCCTGCACCTGACCTGGCAGCACATCACGTTGGTCGGCATCGCTGTGACGTTGGCGATCCTCGTTGGTGTACCGCTGGGCGTGCTGATGACGCGCTTCCCGTCGCTGGCCGGCCCACTGCAAGCCAGCGCCACGGTGCTGCTGACCGTGCCGTCGATTGCGCTGTTCGGCCTGCTGCTGCCGTTTTACTCCAAGTTCGGCCAGGGCCTGGGCCCGATGCCGGCAATCACCGCCGTGTTTCTCTACTCGCTGTTGCCGATCATGCGTAACACCTACTTGGCGCTGACCGGTGTCGAACCCGGCATTCGCGAAGCCGCTCGCGGCATCGGCATGACGTTCTATCAGCGCTTGCGCATGGTCGAACTGCCGATCGCGGTGCCGGTGATCCTGGCTGGCGTGCGCACCGCCGTGGTCATGAACATTGGTGTCATGACCATCGCCGCGACCATCGGCGCCGGTGGCCTCGGTGTACTTATTCTCGCTTCAATCAGCCGCAGCGACATGTCGATGCTGATCGTCGGCGCCGTGCTGGTCAGTCTCCTGGCCATCTTCGCCGACCTGCTTCTGCAATGGCTGCAACGCTCGCTGACTCCAAAAGGACTCCTGAAATGA
- a CDS encoding alpha-xenorhabdolysin family binary toxin subunit A: protein MQMSNNTSTPIITKDDIRKIKHYIATAKALPTTIEEVEQQLRTKKTNIVGLEPYDVVSLYHKIINNANSWRDIESSMKRVGGSLSAFSEDLESFGQDIIDAIVTMPGYQNYTGTIKDMSEEEINSLPPLEIGKTEKNRFGSIKDSLTFIASSIDDKKLSSMDVLARLKYFKVELSEEVHMGIGSKLKLASNEEINRQITQLNQKIDETQKRIDEKTRETSPNFFDHVMGFINPLGSLHHRLVADMQKVQLSPLIREREQLTETIKQKNILAGTLLELHSELDSLITYVEGAITSTAQLETLWISTSEYINSSRNKVTGINDFLTLRSFVSSLKVILKNWKSIQNNANALVTAFD, encoded by the coding sequence ATGCAAATGAGCAACAACACCTCAACCCCCATCATTACAAAAGACGACATTCGCAAAATCAAACATTATATTGCGACCGCCAAGGCACTGCCGACCACCATTGAAGAAGTCGAACAACAACTAAGAACCAAAAAGACCAACATTGTTGGCCTGGAACCGTACGACGTTGTCAGCCTGTATCACAAAATCATCAATAACGCGAACTCGTGGAGAGACATCGAGTCGTCCATGAAGCGTGTAGGCGGAAGTCTTTCCGCATTTTCCGAGGATCTGGAAAGTTTCGGGCAAGACATCATTGATGCCATTGTGACAATGCCGGGTTACCAAAACTACACCGGCACTATCAAAGATATGAGCGAGGAAGAAATCAATAGCCTTCCACCGCTGGAAATCGGCAAAACAGAGAAAAACCGTTTTGGCTCCATCAAGGATTCCCTGACGTTCATCGCCAGCTCCATCGATGACAAGAAGCTGAGCAGCATGGACGTTCTGGCACGCTTGAAGTATTTCAAGGTTGAACTCTCCGAAGAAGTACACATGGGTATTGGCTCAAAGCTGAAGCTGGCCAGCAACGAAGAGATTAATCGACAAATTACCCAACTGAATCAGAAAATTGATGAAACCCAGAAGCGCATAGACGAAAAGACCAGAGAAACATCGCCTAACTTTTTCGACCACGTCATGGGTTTTATCAACCCGCTGGGCTCGCTCCACCACAGGCTGGTTGCCGACATGCAGAAAGTGCAGCTGTCGCCTCTAATCAGAGAACGGGAACAACTCACGGAAACAATCAAACAGAAAAACATTCTCGCCGGAACACTGCTTGAACTTCATAGTGAGCTGGACAGCCTGATTACTTACGTGGAAGGCGCCATTACCAGCACAGCGCAACTGGAAACCTTATGGATCTCGACATCCGAATACATTAATTCGTCCCGAAACAAAGTAACCGGCATTAACGACTTCCTCACACTCAGAAGCTTTGTTTCCAGCCTGAAAGTCATTCTGAAAAACTGGAAAAGCATTCAAAACAACGCAAATGCCCTTGTTACCGCGTTCGACTAA
- a CDS encoding glycine betaine ABC transporter substrate-binding protein, with translation MKRLTLLLGCALLFAGFAQAAEKPVIRIGARVFTEQTLLAEITSQYLRTKGYDTQVTGGLGSNLARSAHESGQLDLMWEYTGVSLVAYNHVTEKLDSEQSYARVKELDAKKGLVWLTPSKFSNTYALALPETTAKAYPQINTISELNTVLQAEQKDNHLVALDTEFANRSDGLDGMVKLYGMNLTRKNIRQMDAGLVYTALRNGQVFAGLVYTTDGRLNAFKLKLLEDDKHYFPDYTAAPVVRQVYLDAHPKLAEELKPLAELFDDATMRQLNARVDVDHESPSSVAADFLRQHPIN, from the coding sequence ATGAAAAGACTGACCCTATTACTAGGCTGCGCCCTGCTGTTCGCAGGATTTGCCCAAGCCGCTGAAAAACCGGTGATCCGCATCGGCGCCCGGGTGTTCACCGAACAAACCCTGCTCGCGGAAATCACTTCCCAATACCTGCGCACCAAGGGTTACGACACCCAGGTGACCGGCGGTCTGGGCAGTAACCTGGCCCGCAGCGCTCACGAAAGTGGCCAGCTCGATCTGATGTGGGAATACACCGGCGTGTCGCTGGTGGCTTACAACCACGTCACTGAAAAGCTCGACAGCGAACAGTCCTACGCCCGGGTGAAAGAACTCGACGCGAAAAAAGGCCTGGTCTGGCTCACGCCGTCGAAATTCAGCAACACCTACGCCCTGGCCCTGCCGGAAACCACCGCCAAGGCTTATCCGCAGATCAACACCATCAGCGAGCTGAACACGGTGTTGCAGGCTGAGCAGAAGGACAATCACCTGGTGGCGCTGGACACCGAGTTCGCCAACCGTTCCGACGGTCTGGACGGCATGGTCAAGCTCTATGGCATGAACCTGACCCGCAAAAACATCCGGCAGATGGATGCTGGTTTGGTTTACACCGCCTTGCGTAACGGCCAAGTGTTTGCCGGTCTGGTCTACACCACCGACGGTCGATTGAACGCCTTTAAGCTGAAACTGCTCGAAGACGACAAGCACTACTTCCCGGACTACACCGCCGCCCCGGTGGTGCGTCAGGTTTACCTCGACGCGCATCCCAAGCTTGCCGAAGAACTCAAGCCACTGGCGGAACTGTTCGATGACGCGACCATGCGCCAGCTCAACGCGCGGGTCGATGTCGATCACGAAAGCCCTTCATCCGTTGCCGCAGATTTCCTGCGCCAGCACCCGATCAACTGA
- a CDS encoding TonB-dependent receptor gives MSRQQLQSPVSSPRLLASAIGMAITAGSAGHMVFAAEKTDDKAPGNAISLDATSVVGDQEDTSYKTDTSASKKYTAPLRETPKSVTVIPQQVIRDTGATSLVDALRTTPGITFGAGEGGNPAGDRPIIRGFNAESDVFIDGMRDPASQSREIFDVESVEISKGPGSAFTGAGSTGGSLNLISKTAKLGNFYNGGFTWGSDQTKRTTLDLNQQINDTSAFRLNLMKHEANVAGRDAVDVSRWGVAPTFSFGLGTDTRVIVGYYHNESNDIPDYGIPLTLSPNRSKYQVDKPANVNRDNFYGLTGRDYRETSDDSGTIKIEHDLNDDLTVSNSFRMSRSTLDYIVSNPDDSKGNVANGSVYRGAKSRNSTSSGWVNQTDLSAKFNTAGIEHSLVTGLEFSYQDTHNRPYILTSTASGTTCNRALFNAGDCTNLYKPTPGDNWSGTITDSNAFTDTDTKTAAAYVFDTLKFNEQWSLNLGLRYDNYQTESSGYANAGRTTPAGSFSRENTSDLLNYQIGVVYNPLPNGSVYAAYSTSSNPAGETSGNGSMELAANNSDLEPEKNRNYEVGTKWDFFGDDLSLTAALFRTEKTNARIDDPDGATTQVLDGEQTVNGLELTYTGKLTRNWKVFGGYTYMESEVVKTTLAADKGNHMPSTPRNNFTLWSTYDLIPEKLTVGGGATFVDSQFGNVANSVEIPSYWRYDAMASYALTKNVDLQLNVQNLTDKRYFDQVFQTHYAHVAAGRTALLSANFHF, from the coding sequence ATGTCACGCCAACAACTACAATCACCCGTCAGTTCACCGCGCTTGCTCGCCTCTGCGATTGGCATGGCGATCACCGCCGGCTCCGCTGGCCACATGGTTTTCGCTGCTGAAAAGACCGACGACAAGGCTCCGGGCAATGCGATTTCCCTCGACGCCACCAGCGTTGTTGGCGACCAGGAAGACACCTCCTACAAAACCGATACCTCGGCCTCCAAGAAGTACACCGCGCCACTTCGCGAAACGCCAAAAAGCGTGACCGTGATCCCGCAGCAAGTGATCCGCGACACCGGCGCTACCAGTCTGGTCGACGCATTGCGCACCACGCCGGGCATCACCTTTGGTGCCGGCGAAGGTGGCAACCCGGCCGGCGACCGTCCGATTATTCGCGGCTTCAACGCTGAAAGCGATGTGTTCATCGACGGCATGCGCGATCCGGCGTCCCAGAGCCGCGAGATCTTCGACGTTGAATCGGTCGAAATCAGCAAAGGCCCAGGCTCGGCCTTCACCGGCGCCGGCTCCACCGGTGGCAGCCTGAACCTGATCAGCAAGACCGCAAAACTCGGCAATTTCTACAACGGCGGCTTCACCTGGGGCTCGGACCAGACCAAGCGCACCACCCTCGACCTGAACCAGCAGATCAACGACACCTCGGCTTTCCGCCTGAACCTGATGAAGCACGAAGCGAACGTCGCCGGGCGTGACGCCGTGGACGTCAGCCGCTGGGGCGTGGCGCCGACCTTCTCCTTCGGCCTGGGCACCGACACCCGCGTGATCGTCGGTTACTACCACAACGAGAGCAACGATATCCCGGACTACGGCATCCCGTTGACCCTCAGCCCGAACCGCAGCAAGTACCAGGTCGACAAACCAGCCAACGTCAATCGCGACAATTTCTACGGCCTCACCGGTCGCGACTATCGTGAGACCAGTGATGACAGCGGCACCATCAAGATCGAGCACGATCTGAATGATGACCTGACCGTTTCCAACAGTTTCCGCATGTCCCGTTCGACCCTGGACTACATCGTCAGCAACCCTGACGACAGCAAGGGCAACGTGGCCAACGGCAGTGTGTACCGTGGCGCGAAAAGCCGTAACTCGACGTCCAGCGGCTGGGTCAACCAGACCGACCTGAGCGCCAAGTTCAATACCGCCGGTATCGAACACAGCCTGGTCACCGGCCTGGAGTTCTCTTATCAGGACACCCACAACCGCCCGTACATCCTGACCTCGACCGCCAGCGGCACCACGTGCAACCGCGCGCTGTTCAACGCCGGCGACTGCACCAACCTGTACAAGCCGACGCCTGGGGATAACTGGTCGGGCACCATCACCGACAGCAACGCTTTCACCGACACCGACACAAAAACTGCTGCCGCCTATGTGTTCGACACCCTGAAGTTCAACGAACAATGGTCCCTGAACCTGGGCCTGCGTTACGACAACTACCAGACAGAATCCAGCGGCTACGCCAATGCGGGCCGTACCACGCCAGCGGGCAGTTTCTCCCGGGAGAACACCAGCGACCTGCTGAACTACCAGATCGGCGTGGTCTACAACCCGTTGCCTAACGGCAGCGTGTACGCGGCCTACTCCACCTCCAGCAACCCGGCCGGTGAAACCAGCGGTAACGGCAGCATGGAACTGGCGGCGAACAACAGCGACCTGGAGCCGGAAAAGAACCGCAACTACGAAGTCGGCACCAAGTGGGACTTCTTCGGTGACGACCTGTCGCTGACCGCTGCGCTGTTCCGCACCGAGAAAACCAACGCCCGTATCGACGATCCGGACGGCGCCACCACCCAAGTGCTGGACGGCGAACAAACCGTCAACGGCCTGGAACTGACCTACACCGGCAAACTGACCCGTAACTGGAAAGTCTTCGGCGGCTACACCTACATGGAAAGCGAAGTGGTCAAGACCACCCTCGCGGCCGACAAAGGCAACCATATGCCAAGCACCCCACGGAACAACTTCACCCTGTGGTCGACTTACGACCTGATCCCGGAAAAGTTGACCGTCGGCGGCGGCGCGACCTTCGTCGATTCGCAGTTCGGCAACGTAGCCAACTCGGTGGAGATCCCGTCCTACTGGCGTTACGACGCAATGGCCAGCTACGCCCTGACCAAAAACGTCGACCTGCAACTCAACGTGCAGAACCTGACCGACAAGCGTTATTTTGACCAGGTGTTCCAGACGCACTATGCCCACGTTGCAGCAGGTCGTACTGCACTGCTGAGCGCCAACTTCCACTTCTGA
- a CDS encoding alpha-xenorhabdolysin family binary toxin subunit B: MSTQHYVTPDFALVRDSRESIRYQSIVGSSNLYIKALSNELVGLNAAVSSTDQLVANAITSAITVLETEDLQENLEALAVLNAREADASVKNAIKIYSKTANQLMELCTDQISNLHSTLQIGVFNVQSITISNNRFRLAELADKQVSLDKELSAEQVPLNALRGDEDILNEAIKVFEKVSFIDRLKPLLEQLTALIGNKPETPETAAMKAGLIVANKFLDEANELTKYRDLLKTRQIIQTRIDQRQERITSLKTQLRDVHDKTRQLNDTQKVVPHREVYVREAGKLVDSLAAFLKAVMPSRNEDMLSIGNRLIEHCQALRAHMNILQGRWMRG, encoded by the coding sequence ATGAGCACCCAACATTATGTTACCCCCGACTTCGCCCTTGTTCGCGACAGCCGCGAATCGATTCGTTATCAATCGATTGTCGGCTCCTCCAACCTATACATCAAAGCGCTGAGCAATGAGCTGGTCGGATTAAATGCCGCCGTCAGCAGCACCGACCAACTGGTCGCCAACGCGATTACATCGGCAATCACCGTCCTGGAAACCGAGGATCTTCAAGAAAACCTCGAAGCCCTTGCTGTATTGAACGCTCGTGAAGCCGACGCCAGTGTGAAAAACGCCATTAAAATCTATTCGAAAACGGCGAACCAGTTGATGGAGCTGTGCACTGATCAGATTTCGAATTTGCACTCGACATTGCAAATCGGCGTGTTCAATGTCCAGAGCATCACCATCAGCAACAACCGGTTCAGGCTGGCAGAACTGGCAGACAAACAGGTCAGCCTGGACAAGGAATTGAGCGCAGAGCAAGTGCCCCTGAACGCCCTGCGCGGCGATGAAGATATCTTGAACGAAGCCATCAAGGTCTTCGAAAAGGTGAGTTTTATCGATCGCCTCAAGCCCTTGCTGGAACAACTCACTGCGCTGATCGGCAACAAGCCCGAAACACCTGAAACCGCCGCCATGAAGGCCGGGCTGATTGTGGCGAACAAATTCCTCGATGAAGCCAACGAACTGACCAAGTACAGGGACTTGCTCAAAACCCGGCAAATCATCCAGACCCGGATCGACCAGCGACAGGAGCGAATCACTTCGCTGAAAACCCAGCTGCGGGACGTCCACGACAAGACCCGGCAGCTCAATGACACTCAGAAAGTCGTGCCGCACCGAGAGGTTTATGTGCGTGAAGCCGGAAAACTGGTCGATTCGTTGGCGGCGTTCCTCAAGGCGGTCATGCCGTCCAGAAATGAAGACATGCTGAGCATCGGCAATCGTCTGATCGAGCACTGCCAAGCGCTGCGCGCCCACATGAATATCCTGCAAGGACGCTGGATGCGCGGCTGA
- a CDS encoding betaine/proline/choline family ABC transporter ATP-binding protein (Members of the family are the ATP-binding subunit of ABC transporters for substrates such as betaine, L-proline or other amino acids, choline, carnitine, etc. The substrate specificity is best determined from the substrate-binding subunit, rather than this subunit, as it interacts with the permease subunit and not with substrate directly.), producing MIELQNLSKTFQSNGKDVKAVDSVSLTVNEGEICVFLGPSGCGKSTTLKMINRLIKPTSGKILINGEDTTDLDAVTLRRNIGYVIQQIGLFPNMTIEENITIVPRLLGWDKQKCHDRARELMSMIKLEPKQYLTRYPRELSGGQQQRIGVIRALAADAPLLLMDEPFGAVDPINREMIQNEFFEMQRALNKTVIMVSHDIDEAIKLGDKIAIFRAGKLLQIDHPDTLLAHPADDFVSNFVGQDSTLKRLLLVKAEDAADNAPSVSPETPVAEALELMDELDRRYVVVTCSDNKALGYVRRRDLHRQTGTCAQYLREFNATAAFDEHLRILLSRMYEFNRSWLPVMDAERVFLGEVTQESIAEYLSSGKSRGGKTSIVSPAEAAVA from the coding sequence ATGATCGAACTTCAAAACCTCAGCAAGACCTTCCAAAGCAACGGCAAAGATGTGAAAGCCGTGGATTCGGTAAGCCTGACCGTCAATGAAGGCGAAATCTGTGTGTTCCTCGGGCCATCGGGTTGCGGCAAAAGCACCACGCTGAAGATGATCAACCGGTTAATCAAGCCGACTTCGGGCAAGATCCTGATCAACGGCGAAGACACTACCGACCTCGACGCGGTGACCCTGCGTCGCAACATCGGTTATGTGATCCAGCAGATCGGTCTGTTCCCGAACATGACCATCGAGGAAAACATCACCATCGTTCCGCGCCTGCTGGGCTGGGACAAACAGAAATGCCACGACCGCGCCCGCGAGTTGATGAGCATGATCAAGCTCGAACCCAAGCAGTACCTGACTCGCTACCCGCGTGAGTTGTCCGGTGGTCAACAGCAACGGATCGGCGTGATTCGTGCGCTGGCGGCGGATGCGCCGCTGTTGTTGATGGACGAACCGTTCGGCGCGGTCGACCCGATCAACCGCGAAATGATCCAGAACGAGTTCTTCGAGATGCAACGCGCGCTGAACAAGACCGTGATCATGGTCAGCCACGACATCGACGAAGCCATCAAGCTCGGCGACAAGATTGCGATCTTCCGCGCCGGCAAGCTGTTGCAGATCGATCACCCGGACACACTGCTGGCGCACCCGGCGGATGACTTTGTCAGCAACTTCGTCGGCCAGGACAGCACGCTCAAGCGCCTGTTGCTGGTGAAAGCCGAAGACGCTGCGGACAACGCACCGTCGGTGAGCCCGGAAACCCCGGTGGCCGAGGCCCTGGAGTTGATGGACGAACTGGACCGTCGTTATGTCGTGGTGACTTGCTCCGACAACAAGGCGCTGGGTTACGTACGACGTCGCGACCTGCACCGTCAGACCGGCACCTGTGCGCAATACCTTCGCGAGTTCAACGCCACGGCCGCGTTCGACGAACATTTGCGCATCCTGCTGTCGCGCATGTACGAGTTCAATCGCTCGTGGCTGCCGGTGATGGATGCCGAGCGGGTGTTCCTGGGGGAAGTGACCCAGGAGTCGATTGCCGAGTATTTGAGCTCCGGTAAGTCCCGTGGCGGCAAGACCAGCATTGTTTCGCCGGCTGAGGCTGCAGTCGCCTGA
- a CDS encoding type III PLP-dependent enzyme, whose translation MSINVEDYFARETFNKMKAFADKQETPFVVIDTAMISQAYDDLRAGFEFAKVYYAVKANPAVEIIDLLKEKGSNFDIASIYELDKVMNQGVGPDRISYGNTIKKSKDIRYFYEKGVRLYATDSEADLRNIAKAAPGSKVYVRILTEGSTTADWPLSRKFGCQTDMAMDLLILARDLGLVPYGISFHVGSQQRDISVWDAAIAKVKVIFERLKEEDGIHLKLINMGGGFPANYITRTNSLETYAEEIIRFLKEDFGDDLPEIILEPGRSLIANAGILVSEVVLVARKSRTAVERWVYTDVGKFSGLIETMDEAIKFPIWTEKKGEMEEVVIAGPTCDSADIMYENYKYGLPLNLAIGDRMYWLSTGAYTTSYSAVEFNGFPPLKSFYV comes from the coding sequence ATGTCGATCAACGTCGAAGACTATTTCGCGCGTGAAACCTTCAACAAAATGAAGGCGTTTGCCGACAAACAAGAAACCCCGTTCGTGGTGATCGACACCGCGATGATCAGCCAGGCCTATGACGACCTGCGTGCCGGTTTCGAATTCGCCAAGGTCTACTACGCGGTCAAGGCCAACCCGGCCGTCGAAATCATCGACCTGCTCAAAGAGAAAGGCTCGAACTTCGACATCGCGTCGATCTACGAGCTCGACAAAGTGATGAACCAGGGCGTCGGCCCGGATCGCATCAGCTATGGCAACACCATCAAGAAATCCAAGGACATTCGCTACTTCTACGAGAAGGGCGTGCGTCTGTATGCCACCGACTCCGAAGCCGACCTGCGCAACATCGCCAAGGCTGCACCGGGTTCGAAAGTCTACGTGCGCATCCTCACCGAAGGCTCGACCACTGCTGACTGGCCTTTGTCGCGCAAATTCGGCTGCCAGACCGACATGGCCATGGACTTGCTGATCCTAGCCCGTGACCTGGGCCTGGTGCCTTACGGCATCTCGTTCCACGTCGGCTCGCAGCAACGCGACATCAGCGTCTGGGACGCAGCGATCGCCAAGGTCAAAGTGATCTTCGAACGCCTGAAAGAAGAAGACGGCATTCACCTGAAGCTGATCAACATGGGCGGCGGCTTCCCGGCCAACTACATCACCCGCACCAACAGCCTGGAAACCTACGCTGAAGAAATCATCCGTTTCCTCAAGGAAGATTTCGGCGACGACCTGCCGGAAATCATCCTGGAACCGGGCCGTTCGTTGATCGCCAACGCCGGTATCCTGGTCAGCGAAGTGGTATTGGTCGCGCGTAAATCCCGTACTGCGGTAGAGCGCTGGGTGTACACGGATGTGGGCAAATTCTCCGGTCTGATCGAAACCATGGACGAAGCCATCAAGTTCCCGATCTGGACCGAGAAGAAAGGCGAGATGGAAGAAGTCGTCATCGCCGGCCCGACCTGCGACAGCGCCGACATCATGTACGAGAACTACAAGTACGGTTTGCCGCTGAACCTGGCCATTGGTGATCGTATGTACTGGTTGTCGACCGGTGCCTACACCACCAGTTACAGCGCCGTTGAATTCAATGGCTTCCCGCCGCTGAAGTCGTTTTACGTGTAA
- a CDS encoding tetratricopeptide repeat protein: MSYQLRREEVLDGDRLKAMLEESPARAAQAILIAAGEGVLDAQALLGQILLDGLGIEQDQPLAVRWFGIAAKGGHLMACNMLGRCHEHGWGCTADATVAAKHYRDAAEAGLDWAMYNYANLLATGRGVAEDQAQALSLYRRAAELGHAKSMNLLGRYLEEGCHCPVDPQGAVDWYRRSAVGGDFRGQFSYAAVLADEGHIEAALGWLHKALAGGNINFLRVSSESLLDAPHPEIRAMAEPYRQRLAELASHLI; the protein is encoded by the coding sequence ATGAGTTATCAACTGCGTCGCGAGGAAGTGCTCGACGGTGATCGGCTCAAAGCGATGCTCGAGGAAAGCCCGGCGCGGGCCGCCCAGGCGATTTTGATCGCGGCTGGCGAAGGTGTTCTCGATGCTCAGGCCTTGCTGGGGCAGATTCTGCTGGACGGGCTGGGCATTGAGCAGGATCAGCCGCTGGCGGTGCGCTGGTTCGGGATCGCCGCCAAGGGCGGACATTTGATGGCGTGCAACATGCTCGGTCGTTGTCATGAGCATGGCTGGGGATGTACCGCTGATGCCACGGTCGCAGCGAAACATTATCGCGACGCCGCCGAGGCCGGGCTGGATTGGGCGATGTACAACTACGCCAACCTGCTGGCCACCGGTCGTGGGGTGGCTGAAGACCAGGCACAAGCGCTGAGTCTTTATCGCCGCGCCGCGGAATTGGGCCACGCGAAATCGATGAACTTGCTGGGGCGTTATCTGGAGGAGGGGTGTCATTGCCCGGTTGATCCCCAGGGGGCCGTTGACTGGTATCGACGTTCGGCGGTCGGCGGTGATTTTCGTGGTCAGTTCAGTTATGCGGCGGTGCTGGCCGACGAGGGGCACATTGAAGCGGCGCTGGGTTGGTTGCACAAGGCGTTGGCGGGAGGGAATATCAATTTTCTGCGGGTCAGCAGCGAGTCATTGCTGGATGCACCGCACCCGGAAATACGCGCCATGGCCGAGCCTTATCGGCAACGGCTGGCCGAGCTGGCCAGCCACCTGATTTAA
- a CDS encoding ABC transporter permease, which yields MAIRYGKGLIGGAVVVALLALLVHWIGINTIEHYRDDLLFYLQAHLILVLVSMLAALVVGIPAGIFLSRPTMVGRAERFMQIFNIGNTVPPLAVLAIALGILGIGSGPAIFALFLASLLPIVRNTYEGLKNVQGSLKEAAVGIGMTPTQVLWRVELPNAVPIIIGGVRVALAINVGTAPLAFLIGANSLGSLIFPGIALNNQPQLLLGAACTALLALLLDGLVTLASRLWLERGLRPS from the coding sequence GTGGCGATTCGCTATGGCAAGGGGCTTATAGGAGGTGCGGTTGTCGTCGCACTCCTGGCCCTGCTGGTCCACTGGATTGGCATCAACACGATCGAACATTACCGCGACGATTTATTGTTTTACCTGCAAGCTCACTTGATTCTCGTCCTTGTCTCCATGCTGGCCGCCCTCGTTGTGGGCATCCCCGCCGGTATCTTCCTCAGCCGCCCGACCATGGTTGGCCGCGCTGAACGCTTCATGCAGATCTTCAACATCGGCAACACCGTTCCGCCTCTCGCCGTACTGGCCATCGCCCTGGGGATTCTGGGCATCGGCAGCGGCCCCGCGATCTTCGCCCTGTTCCTCGCCTCGCTGTTGCCGATCGTGCGCAACACCTATGAAGGCCTGAAAAACGTCCAGGGTTCACTCAAGGAAGCGGCCGTCGGCATCGGCATGACCCCGACTCAAGTGCTGTGGCGGGTCGAACTGCCGAACGCGGTGCCGATCATCATCGGTGGTGTGCGCGTGGCCCTGGCGATCAATGTCGGGACCGCACCGCTGGCGTTCCTGATCGGCGCCAACAGCCTGGGCAGCCTGATTTTCCCTGGCATCGCCCTGAACAATCAGCCGCAACTGCTGCTCGGCGCCGCTTGCACCGCCCTGCTGGCCTTGCTGCTCGACGGTCTGGTGACACTCGCCAGCCGCCTCTGGCTCGAACGCGGCCTACGCCCGTCTTAA